One genomic region from Amphiprion ocellaris isolate individual 3 ecotype Okinawa chromosome 20, ASM2253959v1, whole genome shotgun sequence encodes:
- the asxl2 gene encoding putative Polycomb group protein ASXL2 isoform X2: protein MRERQKKKKGRTWAEAAKTVLEKYPNTPMSHKEILQVIQRERLKEISGTSPLACLNAMLHTNSRGEEGIFYKVPGRMGVYTLKKDISDVVKELSEEGSEESSDNLSDSRSSENNGSAITQEGRRGRWLRRVPSKLQSQPSSPQPRCSSPSVPTSKLISPSQKHSKKALKQALKQQQQRNQRRQGGMPTASSPRLLLKTIKDMADNITTTTDLCHQIVPRKVSQRSGRLSAGQIKRTKCKIDVETPDSILVNTNLRAIINKHTFSVLPPDCQQRLLKLLPEVDRQACLDGLLKVTSSALNNEFFTSAAQSWKERLAEGEFTPELQLRMRQEIEKEKKVEHWKEAFFESYYGENSGLSYEESKELTKADLNQESARPHSLPHQTGPVAQALEETKCTKDSSQTNAAAKDMKPSQASSQEPRKPLHAHKESVSTPEPMKTRRSQYAEDRRLNTAAQTPAVRAPEVGRPTEWGAACPLPEKERKEDMKEEKTELPQSPVKKSPPPKAGPESKEDQPLSAVKPAVESEEVNAEPSGPSEPLKRKSLSETEGELTPEKRPRMSSVSSVSSVSSVSPSPSSISSPATPSPSTNQRVPPLKIPVSRILPVPVSPSQSSPRTPLPAPLSSPGRTGARTLADIKAKAQLARAQRAAAAAVSSASKGAVPGPGPGGGSGEQTQPSPSPSPTSPQASARFAATSSNSSHSSTPSPRPVDCFGQLSPNQCQTSYLSKSHSAGTGSHSIQKSSNAAQPLSVHAMKEQEIPSAAGSSVRTSSCIPANNPLVTQLLQGKEVPLEQILPKPLSKVEVKMSNLPSGSKSKTPHSAEHRADKQMSQQFSAAGRVFSEYTKHHRELPDKETQEQILQALMQRKVQQGQPYRGLGPQPPQYKMHPLMHTEERLDQSRISVGFLGRKRMPRPAMTGHYLLNVSTYGRGPESKRLHLSVIPNTSVSGLKRESTDGDEVAKEEEPARKVFSSVSGVKMEQHGCSVTKSDDVASFQRCSSVKTEPGSEDNAGGSENSSSISATAKDTSPFSQSHRRHLELCNSNQGNSEPYLTHVDPSHQRPTAFQTQRTLDNQEPVVASCYGGTISMSVPHTLNHGTAGSSSSTSSSEADGGGVHGSVMSFSVTVTTIPAGHALDHGNQGEPSPEQSFIEGSNMEDVQSKCYCRLKAMIMCKGCGAFCHDDCIGPSKLCVSCLVVR, encoded by the exons AtgagggagagacagaagaaaaagaagggcAGGACGTGGGCGGAAGCCGCTAAAACG gtTTTGGAGAAGTACCCCAATACGCCTATGAGCCAtaaagagatcctgcaggtgatccAAAGAGAAAGGCTTAAGGAAATAAG TGGAACCTCGCCGCTGGCATGTCTGAATGCAATGTTGCACACTAACTCTCGTGGTGAGGAAGGAATCTTCTACAAAGTTCCGGGCAGAATGGGAGTCTACACATTAAAG AAGGACATCTCAGATGTGGTGAAGGAGCTGTCGGAGGAGGGCTCCGAGGAGAGCAGTGATAATCTCTCGGACTCCCGAAGCTCAGAAAACAACGGCAGTGCCATCACTCAAGAGGGCAGAAGAGGAAGGTGGTTGCGAAGAG TTCCCTCCAAGCTGCAGTCGCAGCCGTCGTCTCCGCAGCCTCGATGCTCGTCACCTTCTGTCCCCACCAGTAAGCTCATCTCTCCCTCGCAGAAACACAGCAAGAAAGCTTTGAAACAG GccttgaagcagcagcagcagagaaaccaGCGCAGACAGGGGGGAATGCCAACCGCCTCCAGCCCAAGACTGCTTCTGAAGACCATCAAAGATATGGCTGATAACATTACAACAACGACTG ACTTATGCCATCAAATTGTACCCAGGAAGGTTTCCCAGAGGTCTGGTCGTCTCAGTGCAG GGCAGATAAAACGTACCAAGTGTAAAATAGATGTGGAGACTCCGGACTCTATTTTGGTCAACACCAACCTGCGAGCAATCATCAATAAGCACACCTTCTCCGTCTTGCCTCCAGACTGTCAACAGAGGCTGCTCAAACTTCTTCCTGAAGTTGACCGCCAG GCTTGCTTGGACGGCCTTCTGAAGGTCACTAGCTCTGCCTTAAACAATGAGTTCTTCACATCAGCAGCACAGTCCTGGAAAGAGAGACTAGCTGAAG GGGAATTCACACCCGAGTTGCAGCTCAGAATGCGGCAGGAAAttgagaaggaaaagaaagttGAGCACTGGAAGGAGGCCTTCTTCGAAAGCTATTATGGGGAAAA TTCGGGGCTCAGCTATGAGGAATCCAAAGAGCTGACAAAGGCTGATCTGAATCAGGAGTCTGCCAGGCCTCATTCCCTCCCTCATCAAACAGGGCCTGTCGCTCAAGCGCTGGAGGAAACCAAGTGCACCAAGGACAGCAGTCAGACTAATGCTGCTGCTAAAGACATGAAGCCAAGTCAGGCATCATCACAGGAGCCTCGGAAGCCACTGCATGCTCACAAAGAGTCCGTCTCAACCCCAGAGCCCATGAAGACTCGGCGCTCACAGTATGCTGAGGATCGTAGGCTGAACACCGCTGCACAAACACCTGCAGTGAGAGCACCAGAGGTTGGCAGACCGACTGAATGGGGTGCGGCATGTCCACTGCCTGAAAAGGAGCGTAAAGAGGACATGAAAGAGGAGAAAACTGAACTCCCTCAGTCGCCCGTGAAGAAAAGCCCTCCACCAAAGGCTGGTCCAGAGTCAAAGGAGGATCAGCCCCTGAGTGCAGTTAAACCTGCAGTGGAGAGCGAAGAGGTCAACGCTGAGCCCAGTGGCCCCTCAGAACCACTGAAGAGGAAATCTCTCAGTGAGACAGAGGGTGAACTGACACCAGAGAAAAGACCCCGAATGTCCTCAGTGTCGTCAGtgtcttcagtctcctctgtatCTCCGTCTCCATCATCCATATCCAGCCCTGCTACACCAAGTCCATCAACAAATCAGAGGGTTCCACCGCTAAAG ATCCCAGTGTCACGAATTCTTCCCGTTCCCGTGTCACCAAGCCAGAGCTCACCAAGGACTCCCCTTCCTGCCCCACTCAGCAGCCCGGGCCGAACCGGTGCTCGCACTTTGGCTGACATCAAAGCCAAAGCTCAGCTTGCCcgagcacagagagcagcagcagctgcagtatCATCTGCATCCAAGGGAGCGGtgccaggaccaggaccaggggGAGGCAGTGGTGAGCAGACACAGCCCTCACCAAGCCCCAGCCCAACATCCCCTCAGGCGTCAGCCAGATTTGCAGCCaccagcagtaacagcagccaCAGCAGTACACCTTCTCCTCGCCCAGTGGACTGTTTTGGTCAGCTTAGCCCAAACCAATGTCAAACTTCTTATTTGAGCAAAAGTCATTCTGCTGGTACAGGATCCCATAGTATCCAAAAGAGCTCAAATGCAGCACAGCCGTTATCTGTGCATGCTATGAAGGAGCAGGAAATCCCATCAGCTGCTGGATCATCAGTCAGAACCAGCTCCTGCATCCCTGCAAACAACCCGCTGGTCACTCAGCTTCTGCAGGGCAAAGAGGTTCCACTGGAGCAGATCCTTCCAAAACCGCTGTCTAAGGTGGAGGTGAAGATGTCAAACTTGCCCTCTGGTAGTAAAAGTAAGACACCACATTCTGCCGAGCACAGGGCTGATAAGCAGATGTCCCAGCAGTTCAGTGCAGCGGGACGAGTTTTCTCAGAATACACGAAACATCACAGGGAACTTCCTGATAAAGAAACACAGGAGCAGATCCTACAGGCTCTCATGCAGAGGAAAGTCCAACAGGGCCAGCCTTACCGAGGTCTGGGGCCTCAGCCCCCTCAGTACAAAATGCATCCACTGATGCACACAGAAGAGCGTCTGGACCAGTCCAGGATCTCTGTAGGCTTTTTGGGTAGAAAGAGGATGCCTAGGCCGGCCATGACGGGACATTACCTGCTCAATGTGTCCACGTATGGAAGAGGACCAGAGAGCAAAAGACTGCACCTGTCCGTCATCCCCAACACGTCTGTATCCGGTTTAAAAAGGGAAAGCACAGATGGAGACGAGGTGGCTAAGGAGGAAGAACCAGCCAGGAAAGTTTTCTCATCTGTTTCTGGGGTGAAAATGGAGCAGCATGGATGTTCGGTAACCAAGTCTGACGACGTAGCGAGCTTTCAGCGTTGCTCCAGCGTAAAGACTGAGCCTGGATCAGAGGACAATGCAGGTGGtagtgaaaacagcagcagcatcagtgcGACAGCCAAAGACACCAGCCCTTTCTCTCAGTCACACCGAAGGCACCTCGAACTCTGCAATAGTAATCAAGGAAACTCTGAGCCATATCTTACCCACGTGGACCCCAGTCACCAGCGGCCGACTGCCTTTCAAACCCAGAGAACACTCGATAATCAGGAACCTGTGGTAGCTTCATGCTACGGCGGCACCATCAGCATGTCTGTACCTCACACTTTGAACCATGGCACTGCAGGCAGCAGCTCTTCCACGTCCTCGTCAGAGGCCGATGGCGGCGGCGTCCACGGGAGCGTCATGTCTTTCTCAGTGACGGTCACCACCATACCCGCTGGTCATGCGTTAGACCACGGCAACCAGGGCGAACCTTCACCTGAACAGTCATTCATCGAAGGCTCCAATATGGAGGACGTCCAATCTAAATGCTACTGCCGACTAAAGGCCATGATCATGTGCAAAGGGTGCGGAGCCTTTTGCCACGATGACTGTATTGGCCCCTCGAAACTGTGCGTCTCGTGTTTAGTGGTACGGTGA
- the asxl2 gene encoding putative Polycomb group protein ASXL2 isoform X3 encodes MMIAKVPSKLQSQPSSPQPRCSSPSVPTSKLISPSQKHSKKALKQALKQQQQRNQRRQGGMPTASSPRLLLKTIKDMADNITTTTAPLPLSKTDLCHQIVPRKVSQRSGRLSAGQIKRTKCKIDVETPDSILVNTNLRAIINKHTFSVLPPDCQQRLLKLLPEVDRQACLDGLLKVTSSALNNEFFTSAAQSWKERLAEGEFTPELQLRMRQEIEKEKKVEHWKEAFFESYYGENSGLSYEESKELTKADLNQESARPHSLPHQTGPVAQALEETKCTKDSSQTNAAAKDMKPSQASSQEPRKPLHAHKESVSTPEPMKTRRSQYAEDRRLNTAAQTPAVRAPEVGRPTEWGAACPLPEKERKEDMKEEKTELPQSPVKKSPPPKAGPESKEDQPLSAVKPAVESEEVNAEPSGPSEPLKRKSLSETEGELTPEKRPRMSSVSSVSSVSSVSPSPSSISSPATPSPSTNQRVPPLKIPVSRILPVPVSPSQSSPRTPLPAPLSSPGRTGARTLADIKAKAQLARAQRAAAAAVSSASKGAVPGPGPGGGSGEQTQPSPSPSPTSPQASARFAATSSNSSHSSTPSPRPVDCFGQLSPNQCQTSYLSKSHSAGTGSHSIQKSSNAAQPLSVHAMKEQEIPSAAGSSVRTSSCIPANNPLVTQLLQGKEVPLEQILPKPLSKVEVKMSNLPSGSKSKTPHSAEHRADKQMSQQFSAAGRVFSEYTKHHRELPDKETQEQILQALMQRKVQQGQPYRGLGPQPPQYKMHPLMHTEERLDQSRISVGFLGRKRMPRPAMTGHYLLNVSTYGRGPESKRLHLSVIPNTSVSGLKRESTDGDEVAKEEEPARKVFSSVSGVKMEQHGCSVTKSDDVASFQRCSSVKTEPGSEDNAGGSENSSSISATAKDTSPFSQSHRRHLELCNSNQGNSEPYLTHVDPSHQRPTAFQTQRTLDNQEPVVASCYGGTISMSVPHTLNHGTAGSSSSTSSSEADGGGVHGSVMSFSVTVTTIPAGHALDHGNQGEPSPEQSFIEGSNMEDVQSKCYCRLKAMIMCKGCGAFCHDDCIGPSKLCVSCLVVR; translated from the exons ATGATGATAGCAAAAG TTCCCTCCAAGCTGCAGTCGCAGCCGTCGTCTCCGCAGCCTCGATGCTCGTCACCTTCTGTCCCCACCAGTAAGCTCATCTCTCCCTCGCAGAAACACAGCAAGAAAGCTTTGAAACAG GccttgaagcagcagcagcagagaaaccaGCGCAGACAGGGGGGAATGCCAACCGCCTCCAGCCCAAGACTGCTTCTGAAGACCATCAAAGATATGGCTGATAACATTACAACAACGACTG ctcctctCCCTCTGTCCAAAACAGACTTATGCCATCAAATTGTACCCAGGAAGGTTTCCCAGAGGTCTGGTCGTCTCAGTGCAG GGCAGATAAAACGTACCAAGTGTAAAATAGATGTGGAGACTCCGGACTCTATTTTGGTCAACACCAACCTGCGAGCAATCATCAATAAGCACACCTTCTCCGTCTTGCCTCCAGACTGTCAACAGAGGCTGCTCAAACTTCTTCCTGAAGTTGACCGCCAG GCTTGCTTGGACGGCCTTCTGAAGGTCACTAGCTCTGCCTTAAACAATGAGTTCTTCACATCAGCAGCACAGTCCTGGAAAGAGAGACTAGCTGAAG GGGAATTCACACCCGAGTTGCAGCTCAGAATGCGGCAGGAAAttgagaaggaaaagaaagttGAGCACTGGAAGGAGGCCTTCTTCGAAAGCTATTATGGGGAAAA TTCGGGGCTCAGCTATGAGGAATCCAAAGAGCTGACAAAGGCTGATCTGAATCAGGAGTCTGCCAGGCCTCATTCCCTCCCTCATCAAACAGGGCCTGTCGCTCAAGCGCTGGAGGAAACCAAGTGCACCAAGGACAGCAGTCAGACTAATGCTGCTGCTAAAGACATGAAGCCAAGTCAGGCATCATCACAGGAGCCTCGGAAGCCACTGCATGCTCACAAAGAGTCCGTCTCAACCCCAGAGCCCATGAAGACTCGGCGCTCACAGTATGCTGAGGATCGTAGGCTGAACACCGCTGCACAAACACCTGCAGTGAGAGCACCAGAGGTTGGCAGACCGACTGAATGGGGTGCGGCATGTCCACTGCCTGAAAAGGAGCGTAAAGAGGACATGAAAGAGGAGAAAACTGAACTCCCTCAGTCGCCCGTGAAGAAAAGCCCTCCACCAAAGGCTGGTCCAGAGTCAAAGGAGGATCAGCCCCTGAGTGCAGTTAAACCTGCAGTGGAGAGCGAAGAGGTCAACGCTGAGCCCAGTGGCCCCTCAGAACCACTGAAGAGGAAATCTCTCAGTGAGACAGAGGGTGAACTGACACCAGAGAAAAGACCCCGAATGTCCTCAGTGTCGTCAGtgtcttcagtctcctctgtatCTCCGTCTCCATCATCCATATCCAGCCCTGCTACACCAAGTCCATCAACAAATCAGAGGGTTCCACCGCTAAAG ATCCCAGTGTCACGAATTCTTCCCGTTCCCGTGTCACCAAGCCAGAGCTCACCAAGGACTCCCCTTCCTGCCCCACTCAGCAGCCCGGGCCGAACCGGTGCTCGCACTTTGGCTGACATCAAAGCCAAAGCTCAGCTTGCCcgagcacagagagcagcagcagctgcagtatCATCTGCATCCAAGGGAGCGGtgccaggaccaggaccaggggGAGGCAGTGGTGAGCAGACACAGCCCTCACCAAGCCCCAGCCCAACATCCCCTCAGGCGTCAGCCAGATTTGCAGCCaccagcagtaacagcagccaCAGCAGTACACCTTCTCCTCGCCCAGTGGACTGTTTTGGTCAGCTTAGCCCAAACCAATGTCAAACTTCTTATTTGAGCAAAAGTCATTCTGCTGGTACAGGATCCCATAGTATCCAAAAGAGCTCAAATGCAGCACAGCCGTTATCTGTGCATGCTATGAAGGAGCAGGAAATCCCATCAGCTGCTGGATCATCAGTCAGAACCAGCTCCTGCATCCCTGCAAACAACCCGCTGGTCACTCAGCTTCTGCAGGGCAAAGAGGTTCCACTGGAGCAGATCCTTCCAAAACCGCTGTCTAAGGTGGAGGTGAAGATGTCAAACTTGCCCTCTGGTAGTAAAAGTAAGACACCACATTCTGCCGAGCACAGGGCTGATAAGCAGATGTCCCAGCAGTTCAGTGCAGCGGGACGAGTTTTCTCAGAATACACGAAACATCACAGGGAACTTCCTGATAAAGAAACACAGGAGCAGATCCTACAGGCTCTCATGCAGAGGAAAGTCCAACAGGGCCAGCCTTACCGAGGTCTGGGGCCTCAGCCCCCTCAGTACAAAATGCATCCACTGATGCACACAGAAGAGCGTCTGGACCAGTCCAGGATCTCTGTAGGCTTTTTGGGTAGAAAGAGGATGCCTAGGCCGGCCATGACGGGACATTACCTGCTCAATGTGTCCACGTATGGAAGAGGACCAGAGAGCAAAAGACTGCACCTGTCCGTCATCCCCAACACGTCTGTATCCGGTTTAAAAAGGGAAAGCACAGATGGAGACGAGGTGGCTAAGGAGGAAGAACCAGCCAGGAAAGTTTTCTCATCTGTTTCTGGGGTGAAAATGGAGCAGCATGGATGTTCGGTAACCAAGTCTGACGACGTAGCGAGCTTTCAGCGTTGCTCCAGCGTAAAGACTGAGCCTGGATCAGAGGACAATGCAGGTGGtagtgaaaacagcagcagcatcagtgcGACAGCCAAAGACACCAGCCCTTTCTCTCAGTCACACCGAAGGCACCTCGAACTCTGCAATAGTAATCAAGGAAACTCTGAGCCATATCTTACCCACGTGGACCCCAGTCACCAGCGGCCGACTGCCTTTCAAACCCAGAGAACACTCGATAATCAGGAACCTGTGGTAGCTTCATGCTACGGCGGCACCATCAGCATGTCTGTACCTCACACTTTGAACCATGGCACTGCAGGCAGCAGCTCTTCCACGTCCTCGTCAGAGGCCGATGGCGGCGGCGTCCACGGGAGCGTCATGTCTTTCTCAGTGACGGTCACCACCATACCCGCTGGTCATGCGTTAGACCACGGCAACCAGGGCGAACCTTCACCTGAACAGTCATTCATCGAAGGCTCCAATATGGAGGACGTCCAATCTAAATGCTACTGCCGACTAAAGGCCATGATCATGTGCAAAGGGTGCGGAGCCTTTTGCCACGATGACTGTATTGGCCCCTCGAAACTGTGCGTCTCGTGTTTAGTGGTACGGTGA
- the asxl2 gene encoding putative Polycomb group protein ASXL2 isoform X1, producing the protein MRERQKKKKGRTWAEAAKTVLEKYPNTPMSHKEILQVIQRERLKEISGTSPLACLNAMLHTNSRGEEGIFYKVPGRMGVYTLKKDISDVVKELSEEGSEESSDNLSDSRSSENNGSAITQEGRRGRWLRRVPSKLQSQPSSPQPRCSSPSVPTSKLISPSQKHSKKALKQALKQQQQRNQRRQGGMPTASSPRLLLKTIKDMADNITTTTAPLPLSKTDLCHQIVPRKVSQRSGRLSAGQIKRTKCKIDVETPDSILVNTNLRAIINKHTFSVLPPDCQQRLLKLLPEVDRQACLDGLLKVTSSALNNEFFTSAAQSWKERLAEGEFTPELQLRMRQEIEKEKKVEHWKEAFFESYYGENSGLSYEESKELTKADLNQESARPHSLPHQTGPVAQALEETKCTKDSSQTNAAAKDMKPSQASSQEPRKPLHAHKESVSTPEPMKTRRSQYAEDRRLNTAAQTPAVRAPEVGRPTEWGAACPLPEKERKEDMKEEKTELPQSPVKKSPPPKAGPESKEDQPLSAVKPAVESEEVNAEPSGPSEPLKRKSLSETEGELTPEKRPRMSSVSSVSSVSSVSPSPSSISSPATPSPSTNQRVPPLKIPVSRILPVPVSPSQSSPRTPLPAPLSSPGRTGARTLADIKAKAQLARAQRAAAAAVSSASKGAVPGPGPGGGSGEQTQPSPSPSPTSPQASARFAATSSNSSHSSTPSPRPVDCFGQLSPNQCQTSYLSKSHSAGTGSHSIQKSSNAAQPLSVHAMKEQEIPSAAGSSVRTSSCIPANNPLVTQLLQGKEVPLEQILPKPLSKVEVKMSNLPSGSKSKTPHSAEHRADKQMSQQFSAAGRVFSEYTKHHRELPDKETQEQILQALMQRKVQQGQPYRGLGPQPPQYKMHPLMHTEERLDQSRISVGFLGRKRMPRPAMTGHYLLNVSTYGRGPESKRLHLSVIPNTSVSGLKRESTDGDEVAKEEEPARKVFSSVSGVKMEQHGCSVTKSDDVASFQRCSSVKTEPGSEDNAGGSENSSSISATAKDTSPFSQSHRRHLELCNSNQGNSEPYLTHVDPSHQRPTAFQTQRTLDNQEPVVASCYGGTISMSVPHTLNHGTAGSSSSTSSSEADGGGVHGSVMSFSVTVTTIPAGHALDHGNQGEPSPEQSFIEGSNMEDVQSKCYCRLKAMIMCKGCGAFCHDDCIGPSKLCVSCLVVR; encoded by the exons AtgagggagagacagaagaaaaagaagggcAGGACGTGGGCGGAAGCCGCTAAAACG gtTTTGGAGAAGTACCCCAATACGCCTATGAGCCAtaaagagatcctgcaggtgatccAAAGAGAAAGGCTTAAGGAAATAAG TGGAACCTCGCCGCTGGCATGTCTGAATGCAATGTTGCACACTAACTCTCGTGGTGAGGAAGGAATCTTCTACAAAGTTCCGGGCAGAATGGGAGTCTACACATTAAAG AAGGACATCTCAGATGTGGTGAAGGAGCTGTCGGAGGAGGGCTCCGAGGAGAGCAGTGATAATCTCTCGGACTCCCGAAGCTCAGAAAACAACGGCAGTGCCATCACTCAAGAGGGCAGAAGAGGAAGGTGGTTGCGAAGAG TTCCCTCCAAGCTGCAGTCGCAGCCGTCGTCTCCGCAGCCTCGATGCTCGTCACCTTCTGTCCCCACCAGTAAGCTCATCTCTCCCTCGCAGAAACACAGCAAGAAAGCTTTGAAACAG GccttgaagcagcagcagcagagaaaccaGCGCAGACAGGGGGGAATGCCAACCGCCTCCAGCCCAAGACTGCTTCTGAAGACCATCAAAGATATGGCTGATAACATTACAACAACGACTG ctcctctCCCTCTGTCCAAAACAGACTTATGCCATCAAATTGTACCCAGGAAGGTTTCCCAGAGGTCTGGTCGTCTCAGTGCAG GGCAGATAAAACGTACCAAGTGTAAAATAGATGTGGAGACTCCGGACTCTATTTTGGTCAACACCAACCTGCGAGCAATCATCAATAAGCACACCTTCTCCGTCTTGCCTCCAGACTGTCAACAGAGGCTGCTCAAACTTCTTCCTGAAGTTGACCGCCAG GCTTGCTTGGACGGCCTTCTGAAGGTCACTAGCTCTGCCTTAAACAATGAGTTCTTCACATCAGCAGCACAGTCCTGGAAAGAGAGACTAGCTGAAG GGGAATTCACACCCGAGTTGCAGCTCAGAATGCGGCAGGAAAttgagaaggaaaagaaagttGAGCACTGGAAGGAGGCCTTCTTCGAAAGCTATTATGGGGAAAA TTCGGGGCTCAGCTATGAGGAATCCAAAGAGCTGACAAAGGCTGATCTGAATCAGGAGTCTGCCAGGCCTCATTCCCTCCCTCATCAAACAGGGCCTGTCGCTCAAGCGCTGGAGGAAACCAAGTGCACCAAGGACAGCAGTCAGACTAATGCTGCTGCTAAAGACATGAAGCCAAGTCAGGCATCATCACAGGAGCCTCGGAAGCCACTGCATGCTCACAAAGAGTCCGTCTCAACCCCAGAGCCCATGAAGACTCGGCGCTCACAGTATGCTGAGGATCGTAGGCTGAACACCGCTGCACAAACACCTGCAGTGAGAGCACCAGAGGTTGGCAGACCGACTGAATGGGGTGCGGCATGTCCACTGCCTGAAAAGGAGCGTAAAGAGGACATGAAAGAGGAGAAAACTGAACTCCCTCAGTCGCCCGTGAAGAAAAGCCCTCCACCAAAGGCTGGTCCAGAGTCAAAGGAGGATCAGCCCCTGAGTGCAGTTAAACCTGCAGTGGAGAGCGAAGAGGTCAACGCTGAGCCCAGTGGCCCCTCAGAACCACTGAAGAGGAAATCTCTCAGTGAGACAGAGGGTGAACTGACACCAGAGAAAAGACCCCGAATGTCCTCAGTGTCGTCAGtgtcttcagtctcctctgtatCTCCGTCTCCATCATCCATATCCAGCCCTGCTACACCAAGTCCATCAACAAATCAGAGGGTTCCACCGCTAAAG ATCCCAGTGTCACGAATTCTTCCCGTTCCCGTGTCACCAAGCCAGAGCTCACCAAGGACTCCCCTTCCTGCCCCACTCAGCAGCCCGGGCCGAACCGGTGCTCGCACTTTGGCTGACATCAAAGCCAAAGCTCAGCTTGCCcgagcacagagagcagcagcagctgcagtatCATCTGCATCCAAGGGAGCGGtgccaggaccaggaccaggggGAGGCAGTGGTGAGCAGACACAGCCCTCACCAAGCCCCAGCCCAACATCCCCTCAGGCGTCAGCCAGATTTGCAGCCaccagcagtaacagcagccaCAGCAGTACACCTTCTCCTCGCCCAGTGGACTGTTTTGGTCAGCTTAGCCCAAACCAATGTCAAACTTCTTATTTGAGCAAAAGTCATTCTGCTGGTACAGGATCCCATAGTATCCAAAAGAGCTCAAATGCAGCACAGCCGTTATCTGTGCATGCTATGAAGGAGCAGGAAATCCCATCAGCTGCTGGATCATCAGTCAGAACCAGCTCCTGCATCCCTGCAAACAACCCGCTGGTCACTCAGCTTCTGCAGGGCAAAGAGGTTCCACTGGAGCAGATCCTTCCAAAACCGCTGTCTAAGGTGGAGGTGAAGATGTCAAACTTGCCCTCTGGTAGTAAAAGTAAGACACCACATTCTGCCGAGCACAGGGCTGATAAGCAGATGTCCCAGCAGTTCAGTGCAGCGGGACGAGTTTTCTCAGAATACACGAAACATCACAGGGAACTTCCTGATAAAGAAACACAGGAGCAGATCCTACAGGCTCTCATGCAGAGGAAAGTCCAACAGGGCCAGCCTTACCGAGGTCTGGGGCCTCAGCCCCCTCAGTACAAAATGCATCCACTGATGCACACAGAAGAGCGTCTGGACCAGTCCAGGATCTCTGTAGGCTTTTTGGGTAGAAAGAGGATGCCTAGGCCGGCCATGACGGGACATTACCTGCTCAATGTGTCCACGTATGGAAGAGGACCAGAGAGCAAAAGACTGCACCTGTCCGTCATCCCCAACACGTCTGTATCCGGTTTAAAAAGGGAAAGCACAGATGGAGACGAGGTGGCTAAGGAGGAAGAACCAGCCAGGAAAGTTTTCTCATCTGTTTCTGGGGTGAAAATGGAGCAGCATGGATGTTCGGTAACCAAGTCTGACGACGTAGCGAGCTTTCAGCGTTGCTCCAGCGTAAAGACTGAGCCTGGATCAGAGGACAATGCAGGTGGtagtgaaaacagcagcagcatcagtgcGACAGCCAAAGACACCAGCCCTTTCTCTCAGTCACACCGAAGGCACCTCGAACTCTGCAATAGTAATCAAGGAAACTCTGAGCCATATCTTACCCACGTGGACCCCAGTCACCAGCGGCCGACTGCCTTTCAAACCCAGAGAACACTCGATAATCAGGAACCTGTGGTAGCTTCATGCTACGGCGGCACCATCAGCATGTCTGTACCTCACACTTTGAACCATGGCACTGCAGGCAGCAGCTCTTCCACGTCCTCGTCAGAGGCCGATGGCGGCGGCGTCCACGGGAGCGTCATGTCTTTCTCAGTGACGGTCACCACCATACCCGCTGGTCATGCGTTAGACCACGGCAACCAGGGCGAACCTTCACCTGAACAGTCATTCATCGAAGGCTCCAATATGGAGGACGTCCAATCTAAATGCTACTGCCGACTAAAGGCCATGATCATGTGCAAAGGGTGCGGAGCCTTTTGCCACGATGACTGTATTGGCCCCTCGAAACTGTGCGTCTCGTGTTTAGTGGTACGGTGA